A segment of the Luteolibacter sp. Y139 genome:
TGTTGGGAAATCGCCAGAGCTGTCCGTTTTTCCCCACCAGCAGGAACTCATTGGTGCCCGGGATCTCCGCCAGCCACATCGGATCGATGAACGTCAGGTTCGGGAAAGCGTTCTGACTCGTCCACCCGGTCGCCGATCCCGGCGCAGTCGCGGGAAAGACGCCATTGAAGTACGCGCCAACCGGCTGCGGCGCATCCAGTCCGCCAGCAAACACGGACGAAATGCATAATGCCAAGGCAAGGCAACGGGAGAGAAACCGGGGGGAGGATTGGGGGGATCCTCCCGCTCGGGGGGTGAGCGGGATCATGAATTGAAAATTAACAACTTCCGACGAACTGATCAACTCGGAATCCCGTCCTTACGCGATCGCGTTAGCGGTCAGTTACCCATTTCCAACGCTCCGCCAATCGGTTGTGAGCCTCCCGGCCACCCCAAAAAACGCTCCACCGATTCGCTGGAAAACTTCCCCTTCTGCTCCATCGTGCCGGATTCCCGAAAAATTTCCCGCCATGATCTCCCTCAAAGTGAACCAACAGGATCACGCCGTGGATGCGGATCCTTCCACTCCCCTGCTCTGGGTACTGCGCGACCTCCTGCATCTCACCGGCACCAAATTCGGCTGCGGCATGGCCCAGTGCGGCGCCTGCACCGTCCACCTCGATGGCGAGGCCGTCCGCTCCTGCGTCACCCCCGTTTCCCGCGCCATCGGGAAAAGCATCACCACCATCGAGGGCATCTCCACCGATGCCCTCGGCAAGGCCCTTCAGGACGCCTGGATCGCCGAGGACGTCCCGCAGTGTGGCTACTGCCAATCCGGTCAAATCATGTCCGCCGCCGTGCTCCTTCGCGAGAAGGCCGATCCCACCGATGAGGACATCGACCTCGCCATGAGCGGCAATATCTGTCGCTGCGGCACCTACCAGCGCATCCGCTGCGCCATCCATCGTGCGGCCACCGCCAAGGCGAAGGGAGGTGCCAAGTGAACACCACCTCTCTCGGTCGCCGCCGCTTCCTCGCCTCCACCGGCGGCCTCGTCCTCGGCTTCTTCGTCCCGCTGCCAAAGCGCGCAGCAGCCGCCGACTCCCCACCCGGCAAACCCGCCGCGCTCCCCGCGCCCAATGCCTTCCTCCGCATCGGCGCCGATGGCCGCGTCACCGTCCTCCTCGCCCACTCCGAAATGGGCCAGGGCATCTGGACCACCCTGCCCATGCTCATCGCCGAGGAACTCGACGCCGATTGGTCAAAGGTCTCCGCCGAGCACGCACCGGCCGCTCCCCAGTATGCTCACACCGCCTTCGGCATGCAGATGACCGGCGGCTCAACGTCCACGCACTCCGA
Coding sequences within it:
- a CDS encoding (2Fe-2S)-binding protein translates to MISLKVNQQDHAVDADPSTPLLWVLRDLLHLTGTKFGCGMAQCGACTVHLDGEAVRSCVTPVSRAIGKSITTIEGISTDALGKALQDAWIAEDVPQCGYCQSGQIMSAAVLLREKADPTDEDIDLAMSGNICRCGTYQRIRCAIHRAATAKAKGGAK